A region of Thermothielavioides terrestris NRRL 8126 chromosome 6, complete sequence DNA encodes the following proteins:
- a CDS encoding histone deacetylase-like protein — MEDLDNDVVMDGEDHHMAEGPSTANGFLDTTTGESSLQTTNGNSADGTMQDEDQDADPTAYPERLRRRGLLPTGCCYDDRMKLHANADFGPNPHHPEDPSRIECIMKTFKQAGLVFTGSDAELIRIIQTEPTKYMWRIPARAATKEEICTVHHPAHYMWVEELSRMSTHELRKLSKEKDQGRDSLYVGSMTYEASLISAGGAIETCKSVVAGIVKNAFAVIRPPGHHAEFDTPMGFCLFNNVPIAAKICQADYPDLCRKILILDWDVHHGNGIQNLFYDDPNILYISLHVYRNGEFYPGQPDNPMTPDGGLEHCGAGPGLGKNVNIGWHDQGMGDGEYMAAFQKIVMPIAHEFNPDLVIISAGFDAAAGDELGACFVTPGCYAHMTHMLMSLAGGKVAVCLEGGYDLEAISKSALAVAQTLMGEPPPKMEIPRISREAAKVLAKVQAYQAPYWECMRPGIVDVQELQAQDSSRLHDVVRSAQRQVLSQKHGMLPLYIQRDVLFKSFENQVLVTRDIHAARKILVIVHDPPELHAQPDPLDNTVEPHNAWVTDGVTRYIDWAISKGFGVIDVNVPHYITHPGDTEPYIPGADERTLQAQIQELMCYIWDNYLQLSESADDIFLMGVGNAYLGIKMLLINRLDVKSRVAGVVNFVNGSLRPVKSDADADLSSWYKDNSQVYVANDHACWADPDLTRKVMKRRFGNVIRSPANGLTPMMTEHFADVQQFFADRALGDGEGEGEGEGEGEGEDVGGKVEGGMRIG, encoded by the exons ATGGAGGATCTTGACAACGATGTTGTCATGGATGGTGAGGACCACCACATGGCAGAGGGCCCGTCCACCGCCAACGGCTTTCTAGATACCACGACAGGGGAGAGCTCGCTGCAGACAACCAACGGCAACAGCGCAGATGGCACCATGCAGGATGAAGATCAGGATGCCGACCCGACAGCATATCCCGAacgcctgcgccggcgcggcctgcTTCCGACGGGGTGCTGCTATGATGACCGCATGAAGCTGCATGCCAACGCTGACTTTGGGCCAAATCCCCATCACCCAGAGGATCCTTCTCGGATCGAATGCATCATGAAGACGTTCAAGCAGGCCGGCCTGGTGTTCACCGGCTCCGATGCCGAGCTTATCCGTATCATCCAGACGGAGCCCACGAAGTACATGTGGCGCATTCCTGCGCGAGCGGCGACGAAGGAGGAGATCTGCACCGTCCACCATCCGGCTCACTACATGTGGGTTGAAGAGCTGTCTCGGATGTCTACACACGAGCTCCGCAAGCTCTCCAAGGAAAAGGACCAGGGGCGGGACTCGCTGTATGTCGGCAGCATGACATACGAGGCTTCGCtgatctcggccggcggcgccatcgaAACCTGCAAGAGCGTGGTTGCCGGCATCGTCAAGAACGCTTTCGCCGTTATTCGGCCGCCGGGACACCATGCCGAGTTCGATACGCCAATGGGGTTCTGCCTGTTCAACAACGTGCCCATCGCTGCCAAGATCTGCCAGGCCGACTACCCGGACTTGTGCCGCAAGATCCTCATCCTCGACTGGGACGTGCACCACGGCAACGGCATCCAGAACCTCTTCTACGACGACCCGAATATCCTCTACATCTCGCTCCATGTCTATCGCAACGGCGAGTTCTACCCCGGCCAGCCGGACAATCCGATGACGCCGGACGGCGGTCTCGAGCactgcggcgccgggccgggcctGGGCAAGAACGTCAACATCGGCTGGCACGACCAGGGCatgggcgacggcgagtaCATGGCCGCCTTCCAGAAGATCGTCATGCCGATCGCGCACGAGTTCAACCCGGACCTGGTCATCATCTCGGCGGGCTTCGATGCGGCCGCCGGAGACGAGCTCGGCGCCTGCTTCGTCACGCCCGGCTGCTACGCCCACATGACGCACATGCTCATgtcgctcgccggcggcaaggtgGCCGTCTGTCTGGAGGGCGGGTACGACCTCGAGGCCATCTCCAAGTCGGCCCTGGCCGTGGCGCAGACGCTCATgggcgagccgccgccgaagatggAGATCCCCCGCATCAGCCGGGAGGCGGCCAAGGTGCTGGCCAAGGTGCAGGCCTACCAGGCGCCCTACTGGGAGTGCATGCGGCCCGGCATCGTCGACGTCCAGGagctgcaggcgcaggaCTCGTCGCGTCTGCACGACGTCGTCCGCTCGGCGCAGCGCCAGGTCCTGTCGCAGAAGCATGGCATGCTGCCGCTGTACATCCAGCGTGATGTGCTGTTCAAGTCGTTCGAGAACCAGGTGCTGGTGACCAGGGATATTCACGCAGCGCGCAAGATTCTGGTCATTGTGCACGACCC ACCTGAGCTGCATGCTCAGCCTGACCCGCTAGACAACACGGTCGAGCCGCATAACGCTTGGGTG ACGGACGGCGTCACTCGGTACATTGACTGGGCCATCAGCAAGGGCTTCGGCGTTATCGACGTCAACGTCCCGCACTATATCACGCATCCAGGG GACACTGAGCCCTACATCCCCGGCGCAGACGAGCGCACGCTGCAGGCGCAGATTCAAGAGCTGATGTGCTACATCTGGGATAACTACCTGCAGCTCTCCGAAAGCGCCGACGATATCTTCCTCATGGGCGTCGGCAACGCCTACCTCGGGATCAAGATGTTGCTGATTAACAGAC TCGACGTCAAGTCCCGTGTCGCGGGCGTAGTCAACTTCGTCAACGGCAGCCTGCGGCCGGTCAAGtcggacgccgacgccgacctgTCGTCGTGGTACAAGGACAACTCGCAGGTCTACGTCGCCAACGACCACGCCTGCTGGGCCGACCCGGACCTCACCCGCAAGGTCATGAAGCGCCGCTTCGGCAACGTCATCCGCAGCCCCGCCAACGGCCTCACGCCCATGATGACGGAGCACTTTGCCGACGTGCAGCAGTTCTTTGCGGATCGCGCGCTCGGTGACGgtgagggcgagggcgagggcgagggggaaggggagggggaggacgTGGGGGGAAAGGTAGAGGGGGGGATGCGGATCGGGTAA
- a CDS encoding ribosome biogenesis protein BRX1 yields the protein MAAVYKALSKSSGAKADKDTDSSNGAVERKNKQRVLILSSRGVTYRHRHLLNDLAAMLPHGRKDAKFDSKSKLYQLNELAELYNCNNVLFFEARKGKDLYMWFSKVPNGPTVKFYAQNLHTMEELHFTGNCLKGSRPILSFDGAFETEPYLRVIKEIFLQIFGVPQGARKSKPFIDHVMGFSVADGKIWVRNYEIREVEKVKGEGEDENKEDGGDKNKGRKGKGGGGGGGGDKDTDISLVEIGPRFVLTPIVIQEGSFGGPIIYENKRFISPNKVRAELRRAKAGRHVARMEQQRDKLARRRNLGLEGGAKKDSSGLDTRELFA from the exons ATGGCCGCAGTTTACAAAGCCCTGTCGAAATCAAGCGGCGCAAAAGCCGACAAGGACACAGATAGCAGCAATGGAGCCGTGGAGAGGAAAAACAAGCAGAGGGTGCTCATCCTCTCATCACGAGGCGTCACCTACAG ACATCGCCATCTTCTCAACGACCTAGCAGCGATGCTCCCACATGGGCGGAAAGACGCCAAGTTTGACTCCAAGTCCAAGCTTTACCAGCTCAACGAGCTCGCGGAACTATACAACTGCAACAACGTGCTGTTCTTCGAAGCGAGGAAAGGCAAGGACCTGTACATGTGGTTCAGCAAGGTGCCCAATGGCCCAACAGTCAAGTTCTACGCGCAGAACC TGCATACGATGGAAGAACTCCACTTCACAGGAAACTGCCTGAAGGGCTCGCGACCGATCCTCTCGTTTGACGGCGCCTTCGAGACGGAACCGTACCTGCGCGTCATCAAGGAGATCTTCCTGCAAATCTTCGGCGTGCCGCAAGGCGCGCGGAAATCCAAGCCCTTTATCGACCACGTCATGGGCTTCAGCGTGGCGGACGGCAAGATCTGGGTGCGCAACTACGAAATCCGGGAAGTCGAGAAGGTcaagggcgagggcgaggacgaaaacaaggaggacggcggcgacaagAACAAGGGgcgcaagggcaagggcggcggcggcggcggcggcggagacaAGGACACCGACATCAGCCTGGTCGAGATCGGGCCGCGGTTTGTCCTCACGCCGATCGTGATCCAGGAGGGCTCGTTCGGCGGCCCGATTATCTACGAGAACAAGCGGTTCATCTCGCCGAACAAGGTCCGGGCCGAGCTGCGGAGGGCGAAGGCGGGCCGCCATGTTGCGCGCatggagcagcagcgggacaAGCTGGCCCGGAGGAGAAACCTTGGGCTGGAGGGCGGCGCGAAGAAGGACAGCAGTGGATTAGATACCCGAGAGCTGTTTGCTTAG
- a CDS encoding uncharacterized protein (Also contains a polyglutamate rich tract of 32 Glutamate residues within a 42 amino acid stretch.) has product MSTRPRRSAAQRATMAITDMADRDRDQDRDQDASEHRTMSSRGSRRSGSGIASVTRGPPSSSPASSAGDGNQHIHLTVKLPSSKLRQATSSSNGGGAKRKASASVAPAGSGGMKSRAGGSFTSKRPRPGKKNYVIESSEDEDEEEEEQVEEEEEEEEEEDQEEEGEEEEEGEEEEVEEDEIEVGTRAGFAKAEEEEDEDEDENEDEVMEDMGDEDAEGEDDGNDMDVDAEADADADADADGDIDMDVTPAPPPPTIKVTKPSKTAPAPAVKGKSSPAKPSGKGTAVAKAPVRVDEEEENEEDEELSELQSEPEEVTVEVANGEEDAEGEEDEVDAEGEEEIEVADEDAEGEEDEELDSDAEGLSRTDMPDLSKLTARQRAKLGDVSHEYMKLSDEVQAKKHFTAEELSMRRAEMARRRRNLSEKRNEEVKMETINKLLKKQAPKTTRKNAALLAAGDETPDVEPQRPDPMLIRWVHNKNGSRVAVPDELLAGPVGRVFIGGGATGGGGALAGGKMVEEVS; this is encoded by the exons ATGTCtacccggccgcggcgctcggccgccCAGCGTGCCACCATGGCGATCACTGACATGGCCGACAGAGACAGAGACCAAGACCGAGACCAAGACGCCAGCGAGCACCGCACCATGTCGTCGCGCGGCTCCCGTCGCTCGGGGAGCGGCATCGCGTCGGTCACCAGAGgtccgccgtcgtcgtccccggccagcagcgccggtgACGGCAACCAGCACATCCACCTGACCGTCAAGCTACCCTCGAGCAAGCTGCGCCAagccaccagcagcagcaatggcggcggcgccaaacGCAAGGCCTCCGCCAGCGTGGCTCCTGCTGGTAGCGGCGGAATGAAGAGTAGAGCAGGTGGCAGTTTCACCAGCAaacggccgaggccgggaaAGAAGAATTACGTCATTGAGAGTAgcgaggacgaagacgaggaggaggaggagcaagtagaggaggaggaggaggaggaggaggaggaggatcaagaggaagaaggggaggaggaggaagaaggtgaggaagaggaagtagaagaggacgagatcgaggtcgGGACACGGGCAGGTTTCGcgaaggccgaggaggaggaagatgaggatgaggatgagaACGAGGACGAAGTGATGGAGGACATgggcgacgaggatgccGAAGGGGAGGATGATGGTAACGATATGGACGTTGATGCCGAGGCTGACGCTGATGCTGACGCTGACGCTGACGGCGACATCGACATGGACGTTAccccggctccgccgcctcctaCGATCAAGGTCACCAAGCCGTCCAAAACCGCACCCGCTCCTGCCGTCAAGGGCAAGTCCTCGCCCGCAAAGCCTAGCGGCAAGGGCACGGCCGTGGCCAAGGCCCCTGTAAGAgtcgacgaagaggaggaaaacgaggaggacgaggagctgAGCGAGCTCCAAAGCGAGCCCGAAGAAGTCACTGTTGAGGTTGCcaacggcgaggaggacgccgaaggcgaagaagacgagGTAGATGCCGAGGGCGAAGAAGAAATCGAGGttgccgacgaggacgccgagggcgaggaggacgaagagcTCGACAGCGACGCGGAGGGCCTCAGCCGCACCGATATGCCCGACCTGTCCAAGCTCACCGCCCGGCAACGGGCCAAACTCGGCGATGTCTCGCACGAGTACATGAAGCTCTCCGATG AGGTCCAAGCAAAGAAGCACTTcaccgccgaggagctctCGATGCGGCGCGCCGAAATGGCCCGCCGTAGACGCAATCTCAGCGAGAAGCGCAACGAGGAGGTCAAG ATGGAAACAATCAACAAGCTGCTCAAGAAGCAAGCGCCCAAGACCACGCGCAAGAACGCGGCGctcctggccgccggcgacgagacTCCCGACGTCGAGCCCCAGCGCCCCGACCCCATGCTCATCCGCTGGGTCCACAACAAGAACGGCAGCCGCGTCGCCGTGCcggacgagctgctggctgGGCCGGTGGGGCGGGTGTTTATCGGTGGCGGGGCCACCGGTGGTGGGGGAGCGCTTGCCGGGGGTAAGATGGTCGAGGAGGTCTCCTAG